A genomic region of Trifolium pratense cultivar HEN17-A07 linkage group LG3, ARS_RC_1.1, whole genome shotgun sequence contains the following coding sequences:
- the LOC123916676 gene encoding E3 ubiquitin-protein ligase SINA-like 10, which yields MVKFSVGGSDDGEGPSNPNQKRRRVDDGEQPAPTTTEEEEENEQSSQEGFEMVNIPIRNLENDANEGTSNGSNSGQANDMGKSVSAVISDPDVLDCFICSEPLSIPIYQCENGHIACSKCCGELMNKCPMCLMPIGYNRCRAVEKLLESIKISCPNANYGCKEMLSCNMKGSHEKECIYTPCKCPHKGCGFLASSKELALHFSHRHVGFGVQFTYGKYISVSLNTRQKEIVLIDQNDATLFIVHNIYLQKLGNMVHISCLGPKAMAGFHYVVKAMTDATTLKLKTPVNIIQDNNGSAPTTGFLMITPDHLNFGQLKLDIRIKSHQTVV from the exons ATGGTGAAATTCTCGGTTGGTGGTTCCGACGACGGTGAAGGACCTAGCAACCCAAACCAGAAGCGCCGAAGGGTTGACGACGGAGAACAACCAGCACCAACAACcacagaagaagaagaagaaaacgaACAATCATCACAAGAAGGGTTCGAAATGGTAAATATCCCAATTCGAAACCTAGAAAACGACGCAAATGAAGGAACCTCCAATGGATCCAACTCAGGACAAGCTAATGATATGGGTAAGAGCGTTTCTGCAGTTATTTCTGACCCTGATGTTCTTGATTGCTTCATTTGCTCTGAACCATTGTCAATTCCTATATATCAG TGTGAGAATGGCCATATTGCTTGCTCTAAGTGTTGTGGCGAACTTATGAACAAATGTCCCATGTGCTTAATGCCCATTGGGTACAATCGTTGCCGGGCTGTGGAGAAGTTGTTGGAATCTATTAAAATATCATGCCCAAATGCAAATTATGGCTGTAAAGAAATGCTTAGTTGCAATATGAAAGGCAGCCACGAGAAGGAATGCATATATACACCATGTAAATGTCCACACAAAGGTTGCGGCTTTCTTGCCTCATCCAAGGAGTTAGCACTTCACTTCAGCCATAGGCATGTAGGTTTTGGAGTACAGTTTACATATGGCAAATACATATCTGTCTCCTTAAATACTCGTCAGAAAGAAATTGTTCTTATAGATCAAAATGATGCAACACTATTTATTGTTCACAATATTTACCTTCAGAAATTGGGAAATATGGTCCATATTAGTTGTCTTGGTCCCAAAGCAATGGCGGGTTTTCATTATGTTGTCAAGGCTATGACTGATGCAACCACATTGAAACTGAAAACTCCTGTGAATATCATTCAAGACAATAATGGTAGTGCTCCT
- the LOC123916215 gene encoding DNA polymerase delta subunit 4 encodes MSSANMKGYYKQQKKTPATTNKPPSNSKKPPIHTSNVPQPPPAVASRNTNQDLQEENEKNEKMLQQFDMDTKYGPCIGMTRLERWERAVKFGMNPPEEIGNLLKIGKVQKESLWDTRI; translated from the exons ATGTCGTCGGCGAATATGAAGGGTTATTACAAGCAACAGAAGAAAACCCCCGCAACCACCAACAAACCACCGTCTAACTCCAAGAAACCTCCCATTCACACTTCCAATGTCCCCCAACCACCACCCGCCGTCGCATCCCGCAACACCAATCAAGATCTCCAAG AAGAAAACGAGAAGAACGAGAAGATGCTGCAACAATTCGACATGGATACGAAGTACGGTCCTTGTATTGGGATGACGAGACTGGAACGCTGGGAACGAGCTGTGAAGTTTGGTATGAACCCTCCTGAAGAAATTGGGAATCTCTTGAAGATTGGGAAAGTTCAGAAAGAATCTTTGTGGGACACTCGCATTTAG
- the LOC123918179 gene encoding probable serine/threonine-protein kinase PBL28, translating to MATIISPTCFIFIPMMIILSSLCPITTLCATVLEDLKNLHKPQDFNTTIFNNCLKNPSLRYCNSSPMIDLDEIFKYTIVASHLCNESNNPNCVESFPKIDLRNRPNIASLYLSFTFFWKYCPLTILSIDFSNNSVKGSFPNDVLYCTQIQSLDLSLNEFSGEIPIESFSPLTNLTFLNLSYNCFSESEVPDSQFFKKFNSSSFLHSGALIDHKKFTIKAIILLVGFPILVILMVIFLAWICFQRPDFLPRIFHSRSKFTPAILKAATYSFSKENLVGKSDIVHIYKGVLRDGTEVKIEMYWDDISRDSYHKFVEECQILSELDHKNLVKFLGWCKGRKFRAIITEWTKDENVEMWLLREAPSWNHRVKVLMGVVECMLYLHDEWPEVDYDLKTSSVLLSDNHEPLISRFQVGDRNNSRKKICKFGVFLLEMILNKSIKEEFDGNDAGFLSYMRTLHHAELQHMIDERMDLNETTLHQVKQALSLGLMCIDQSNNEHPSLAQIFNIVSKAYKANLVKGHKRVQFR from the exons ATGGCTACCATCATTTCACCAACTTGCTTCATCTTTATTCCTATGATGATAATTTTATCATCATTATGTCCCATAACAACATTATGTGCAACAGTCCTAGAAGACCTTAAAAACTTACACAAACCACAAGATTTCAACACTACAATTTTCAACAACTGTCTCAAAAACCCATCTCTCAGATACTGCAATTCATCTCCTATGATAGACCTTGATGAAATATTCAAATACACTATTGTTGCTAGCCATCTTTGCAATGAATCCAACAATCCCAATTGTGTTGAATCCTTCCCGAAAATCGATCTTCGAAACCGACCAAACATTGCATCTCTTTACTTGTCTTTCACTTTCTTTTGGAAATATTGTCCATTGACTATTCTGTCTATTGATTTCTCTAACAATTCTGTGAAGGGTAGTTTTCCAAATGATGTTCTTTATTGCACTCAAATTCAGTCTCTTGATTTAAGTCTCAATGAATTTTCTGGTGAAATTCCTATTGAAAGTTTCTCTCCATTAACTAATCTCACTTTTCTTAACCTCTCTTATAACTGTTTTTCTGAGAGTGAAGTTCCTGATTCACAATTCTTCAAAAAGTTTAATTCTTCTAGTTTTCTTCATTCTGGTGCTCTCATTGATCATAAAAAGTTCACTATAAAAGCTATCATTTTATTGGTTGGTTTTCCTATTCTTGTTATTTTGATGGTAATTTTCTTGGCATGGATTTGTTTTCAAAGGCCTGATTTTCTTCCAAGAATATTTCATAGTAGGTCTAAATTTACGCCGGCGATTCTAAAGGCGGCAACTTACAGTTTTTCGAAGGAAAATTTGGTTGGTAAGAGTGATATTGTTCACATCTATAAAGGGGTGTTAAGAGATGGAACTGAAGTGAAAATTGAGATGTATTGGGATGATATATCAAGGGATAGTTATCATAAATTTGTTGAGGAATGTCAGATATTGTCTGAGTTAGACCACAAGAATCTTGTTAAGTTTTTAGGGTGGTGTAAAGGTAGAAAATTTAGGGCTATTATAACagaatggacaaaagatgaaAATGTTGAAATGTGGCTATTAAGGGAAGCACCATCATGGAATCATAGAGTGAAAGTTTTGATGGGAGTTGTTGAATGTATGTTATATTTGCATGATGAATGGCCTGAAGTTGATTATGATCTTAAGACAAGTAGTGTTTTGTTATCTGATAATCATGAACCATTGATTTCTAGGTTTCAAGTTGGAGACAGAAACAACAGTAGAAAAA AGATATGCAAGTTTGGAGTATTTTTGCTAGAGATGATACTAAACAAGAGTATTAAAGAGGAGTTTGATGGAAATGATGCTGGATTTCTTAGCTACATGAGAACCCTTCATCATGCAGAATTACAACATATGATTGATGAGAGAATGGATTTAAATGAAACAACTTTGCATCAAGTTAAACAAGCTTTATCCCTTGGATTAATGTGCATAGACCAATCAAACAATGAGCATCCAAGCTTGGCACAAATATTCAATATTGTATCAAAGGCATATAAGGCTAACCTTGTTAAGGGACACAAACGAGTTCAGTTCAGATAA
- the LOC123916345 gene encoding alpha N-terminal protein methyltransferase 1, producing the protein MLCCWVPFHSPLSSSTCKLSASTFHTPPFSFRHNKISCMDFGGSDSNGREYKTADEMWNEQTGDLSKKNVWYRQGVSYWEGVNATVDGVLGGFSHVNEPDISCSDDFLKIILSERFSSHVKTQPLVVLDCGSGIGRVTKNLLIRYFNEVDLLEPVSHFLEAARETLTSGDYTNSDMHKAVNFYCVPLQDFTPDIGRYDVIWIQWCIGHLTDDDFITFFKRAKVGLKPGGLFVLKENIARSGFVLDNEDRSVTRSDKYFRELFSRCGLHVYKAKDQKGFPDELFAVKMYALTTEIPKKVHHTRSKTKSNRPR; encoded by the exons ATGTTGTGTTGCTGGGTTCCTTTTCACTCTCCTCTGTCGAGTAGTACTTGCAAGCTCAGTGCTTCTACTTTTCACACCCCTCCATTCTCTTTCCGACATAATAAAATAAGCTGCATGGACTTCGGCGGCTCAGATTCCAATGGCCGCGAATACAAAACCGCCGACGAGATGTGGAACGAACAAACCGGTGACCTTAGCAAGAAAAATGTATGGTATCGTCAAGGCGTTTCCTATTGGGAG GGTGTTAATGCAACTGTTGATGGAGTATTAGGAGGTTTTTCACATGTGAATGAACCTGATATTAGTTGCAGTGATGATTTCTTGAAGATTATCTTATCTGAACGTTTTTCTTCTCATGTTAAAACCCAACCACTAGTTGTTCttg ATTGTGGTTCTGGCATTGGTAGGGTTACCAAAAATCTATTAATAAGATACTTCAATGAG GTTGATCTTCTTGAGCCAGTATCACATTTCTTAGAGGCTGCACGTGAAACGTTGACCTCTGGAGATTACACAAATTCAGATATGCACAAAGCAGTTAATTTTTATTGTGTGCCTCTTCAG GATTTTACGCCAGATATCGGAAGATATGACGTAATATGGATTCAATGGTGTATCGGTCATCTCACAGATGATGATTTTATTACATTTTTCAAGAGAGCAAAG GTTGGCCTCAAACCAGGTGGACTATTTGTCCTGAAGGAGAACATTGCCAGATCTG GATTTGTGCTTGATAATGAAGACCGAAGCGTTACAAGATCTGATAAATACTTCAGAGAACTCTTTTCTAGGTGTGGCTTGCATGTTTACAAAGCAAAG GATCAGAAAGGATTCCCTGATGAATTATTTGCTGTGAAGATGTATGCATTAACTACAGAAATTCCAAAGAAGGTGCATCACACTAGATCTAAAACAAAATCTAATAGACCTAGGTAG